The DNA sequence GTAGCCGCGTCCTTCATCGGCTCGGGTGCCAAGGCATCCACCGTGGGCCCTTAGCATCTTGACCCTCAAGACCACGCCTCAACGTGGCCTCACATTCCATTCCTCCACCCTAGCTTTCAAGATTCCCCGCCGCCCACCAGGCAGCGCAAAGAAAAGACTACCAGGACCCTGAGAACGTGTCAAGTACCCCCACGCTGAACTCTTATCACTTTTTCCACGCCCGTGCCGGCTGCTTGGAGGAGACCTTTGAGTATCTGCACCGCTAAGCTCTCACGTTTTGGAGCGCCGCTATCTGGCAGGGCTTAGTCCTTCCCCTTCCTGGGGGTTGCTCGGCTTAGGGGTGTATGCCCGGCAGACGAGGGTGGGAACAAATACGGGAAGGGTGCTCGAACCCAGGGGCACTTGCCTTCTTCTAAGGGGTGTTCCTGGCAGAGACAAACCAGAGGCGCCTATGGGGTTTGCCCATGTCTTCAGGCGGGGAAGCGCCCCGAGCACATGATCAGATTGGAAAAACCCAAAAGAAGTTCCCCCCTTGAAGGTGAGGGGGGAACTTTTACATATGGTGGGCGGCGTAGGACTTGAACCTACGACCTCTCGCGTGTGAGGCGAGCGCTCTTCCGCTGAGCTAGCCGCCCTCAGCCTTTTGAAGGGTAGCACGGGCCGGGGAAGCCTGTCAAGTAAAGGGCTTGACACACCCCTGACACGGGGGAGGCTAGACTGAAGGCGTGGCCACGGTGCTCCTGGTGGAGGACGAGCCGGCGGTGCGGCTTGGGGTCCGCCTCGCCTTGGAGCGGGCCGGGCACCGGGTCCTGGAAGCGGAAAGGGCCCAAGGTGCCTGGCCCCTCCTCAAGGAGGCGGAGGCGGTGATCCTGGACTGGATGCTCCCCGACGAGCCCGGGATCAAGCTTTTGGAAAGGATGCGGCAGGGCCCGTTCCCCGAGCTCCCCGTCCTCCTCCTCACCGCCCGCGCCGAGGTGCGGGACCGGGTGGAGGGCCTAAGCCGGGGGGCGGACGACTACCTGGTGAAACCCTTTGCCACGGAAGAGCTTTTGGCCCGCCTCGAGGCCCTTTTGCGCCGGGCGGGGAAGCGCAAGCTCCTGAAGCGGGGCCCCCTCCTCTTGGACCTAGAGCGCATGGAGGCGAGCCTGGAGGGCAGGCCTCTTCCCCTCACCCGGCGGGAGTTCGCCCTTTTAGCCTTCTTGGCACAACGCCCGGGCCGGGTCTACAGCCGGGAGGAGCTTTTGGAAGCGGTCTGGGGCGAGGATTACCTGGGTACCCCAAGGACCGTGGACCAGCACGTGCTGCAACTCCGGGAAAAGCTCGGGGAAGACCCCAAGACCCCCCGCTTCTTGGAAACGGTGCGGGGCCTGGGCTACCGCTTCCGGGAGGTGGGGTGAGGGAGCTGGCCACCGCCTGGGAAGAGGCCCTGGAGGGGCTTGTCCTGCACCGCAACCGGGAGGTGGTCTACCTGAACCCCAAGGCGGAAGAACTCCTAGAGGTGCGCCGGGAAAAGGTGGTGGGCCGCCCCCTCCTCTTGGCCCTGCGGGACCACCGCCTCGAGGCCCTGGCCCTCCACGGAGGGGAACGCACCTTGGAGGTGCGGGGCCGCCTCCTCCGGGCCAAGGCCCTTCCCGGAAGGCTCTACCTCCTGGACGAAACGGAGGTGAAGCGGCGGCTAGAGGCCCTGGAGGAGGCCACCCTCACCCTGGCCCACGAGCTCAGGACCCCCCTGGCGGGGATGGGCCCTCTCCTGGAGGCCCTGACGCCCAGGAGCCGGCAGGAGAGGGAGGTCCTGGACCTCCTCAAGGGGGAGGTGGCCCGCCTGAGCCGCCTGGCGCAGAGCCTCTCCTTCACCCGTCCTGGGCCCAGCCGCACCTTTCCCCTGGAGGAGCTCTGGCCCCGCCTGGAAAGGCTCCTCCACGACAGGCTTCAGGGAAGGCGGGTGGAGGTCTACCTCCCCCACACGGCCCACACCGACCCCGATGCCCTGTTCCAGGTCCTCCTAAACCTCCTGGACAACGCCCTCAAGTACGGCCAAGACCCCATCCGCCTCCTCTCGCGGGCGGAGGAGGGGCACCTC is a window from the Thermus sp. LT1-2-5 genome containing:
- a CDS encoding response regulator transcription factor, with product MATVLLVEDEPAVRLGVRLALERAGHRVLEAERAQGAWPLLKEAEAVILDWMLPDEPGIKLLERMRQGPFPELPVLLLTARAEVRDRVEGLSRGADDYLVKPFATEELLARLEALLRRAGKRKLLKRGPLLLDLERMEASLEGRPLPLTRREFALLAFLAQRPGRVYSREELLEAVWGEDYLGTPRTVDQHVLQLREKLGEDPKTPRFLETVRGLGYRFREVG
- a CDS encoding ATP-binding protein — translated: MRELATAWEEALEGLVLHRNREVVYLNPKAEELLEVRREKVVGRPLLLALRDHRLEALALHGGERTLEVRGRLLRAKALPGRLYLLDETEVKRRLEALEEATLTLAHELRTPLAGMGPLLEALTPRSRQEREVLDLLKGEVARLSRLAQSLSFTRPGPSRTFPLEELWPRLERLLHDRLQGRRVEVYLPHTAHTDPDALFQVLLNLLDNALKYGQDPIRLLSRAEEGHLYLEVRDHGSALPDYATLFLPGRRGFQGGLGQGLGLYLVRRLARGLGGEAYAKREGAENVFGIRLPLD